From Bombyx mori chromosome 18, ASM3026992v2:
ATACTTGCACAAGCAGAGTTATGAGTAGCGACTAAAAGCATATCTACAGAAAGACGAACAATAGGAACAAAACAGAAGTGAGAAATGTcagatatataataatgaaCAAACTAgattaagaataataattatcgtTGTAACGTTTGTACAGtctatacataatttttttttattgcccttgtaggcagacgagcatacggcccacctgatggtgagtggttaccgtcgcccatggacttcagcaatgccaggggcaaagccgagccactgcctaccgttaattcCGCATCTTATATATCTGCAGATATTTAATATTTCCATGTAGTCTAATTCGATTTATGCGATCACAAATAAAACATAACGTTCATGTCTGTGGCTGTATGTGACTCCATGTAATGTTAAatcgattaattttttttccaaaccaACCTTCAAGCTCTTAACAGATTTTACTATAAGTTTATCaaacgttttattatttttatataaatttaacaaaattcaaaatacaatataaactgGCATCTTCGATATGTAATTACTATAACTTTAAAGACAGAAGATAATCTGCTTGATTAGATCTTAAATTTCACATTTAtacgttgaatattttttatttatttatttataaagctGTGTTTATGAAGCAATCATGAAAACTGAAAGTTAGTTTTTAAGTTGGACGACCCCCTTAAACTTTTCGGGCTGAAACAATtgaaacatatatacatacctaATATTTGGACTATGATTACAATGTTAATAACAAAGCACAAAGCTCAAAAAAGTTCAGAGTCAAacctttcaaatataatttcaagCACGGCTATATACAATGTGAACAAGTCTTATTTTACCTTTATTTCCAGTTAAAACATCAATTAAAAATagctattaattaaattttcttttttacatcAGAAGTAAATATCTTCTCCATTATATACTCTTATATCAAAAACACTGAACCGAATTTCGCCTTGTACAGTTTAAAAGCTGTAATTGATTGGTTTCTGTTTAGTGTAGCATGTGACGCAATGTTGATTGTTTACTTACTTGGCCTGTAATAATCGAGAGAGCGAGGGTAGTTGTGGGCATAGATAGGGCGCGGGGAGTAGCCGTAGATCTCGCGATGGACAGGCAGGTAACGGTAGCCGGGTACCGTAATCCTCTCAGCGGCAGCGATAGGGTCGTCGTAAATCGACTTGGAGTAAGGGTAGGTCGACAGGAGTTCGGGAAAAACGCTGCGGCGTGTTGGCCTGTACCTTTCCTCGGCTCTGATGTCTTCCGAACCTGATCAGAAGGTAAAACGTTACAAAAACATTATAAGCCGTTTTCCGTTAGAATTGAAAACtggattttctttaataatgtacCTTTTAGAGAACGCACGAAGGACTGCCAAAATCTGGCTTTCTTCGACGGCGTCTCGTTTCTGCCAATCATGTCTAAATGTGTTTTGAACATTTTGGCGGTCTATGTCGTGCTCGTATTCTGTAATGAAACGGATAACCCTCAGAGACTCGTCATTAACCTTGAGCCTGTCGATATGTGAAAGGACTGTCCAGGTGACATAATTGACTACAATAGTGTGCTCGTTCTTGTTAAATAGAGCAGTGACGTACGCTGGGTTAGTACCAGAGCCGCAAATAGCCGTCTCGTTGGTGGCTGGCGTTTGGAATAGCCTGTGGACTTGGATTCTGGCCAACGTAACTGGTAACGGACAGAAAATCAAAACGACTGATTTTTACTAATACCCACTCAATGCGCAGTTATTTTCGGGATTTTTGCGACCTTGTAACGTCGCGATCAAGTCGTCGTCGTTTCTAGTCTGTGAACGATTTAAATTTTGttctaaaaattaaatataatatatgtctAATATGAATTTATTATCCGAAATAATGtttgaatttatattataaacacaaaagtatattttgttattttattatataaaaaaaatggtatagactaatttatt
This genomic window contains:
- the Mf gene encoding myofilin isoform X6; protein product: MFKTHLDMIGRNETPSKKARFWQSFVRSLKGSEDIRAEERYRPTRRSVFPELLSTYPYSKSIYDDPIAAAERITVPGYRYLPVHREIYGYSPRPIYAHNYPRSLDYYRPTRKV
- the Mf gene encoding myofilin isoform B (isoform B is encoded by transcript variant B; The RefSeq protein has 2 substitutions compared to this genomic sequence), with protein sequence MFKTHLDMIGRNETPSKKARFWQSFVRSLKGSEDIRAEERYRPTRRSVFPELLSTYPYSKSIYDDPIAAAERITVPGYRYLPVHREIYGYSPRPIYAHNYPRSLDYYRPIYHVPRRVRRGVDPFGAHKAWQDHLDRLAAIDRLYPSRYGLYLKDRAYPITDLTAPLIDPLKPKSLKGIEYEPDNKPHWGTGKY
- the Mf gene encoding myofilin isoform X5 yields the protein MFKTHLDMIGRNETPSKKARFWQSFVRSLKGSEDIRAEERYRPTRRSVFPELLSTYPYSKSIYDDPIAAAERITVPGYRYLPVHREIYGYSPRPIYAHNYPRSLDYYRPIYHVPRRVRRGVDPFDAHKAWQDHLDRLAAIDRLYPSRYGLYLKDRAYPITDFTAPLIDPLKPKSLKGIEYEPDNKPHWGTAAAY
- the Mf gene encoding myofilin isoform C (isoform C is encoded by transcript variant C; The RefSeq protein has 1 substitution compared to this genomic sequence), which produces MFKTHLDMIGRNETPSKKARFWQSFVRSLKGSEDIRAEERYRPTRRSVFPELLSTYPYSKSIYDDPIAAAERITVPGYRYLPVHREIYGYSPRPIYAHNYPRSLNYYRPTRKV